One window from the genome of Halictus rubicundus isolate RS-2024b chromosome 7, iyHalRubi1_principal, whole genome shotgun sequence encodes:
- the LOC143355517 gene encoding dynein axonemal heavy chain 1-like yields MELNVEPKRLPRNIEMERRRKLYRSLRVEDALEAIGIKSKDVLPPSAILPLLTREETNGLFSTVHILPLDLFDDEEYDCRTIEDWLNLGIIDGKRSPLPATVFVPTFQEEERKFDKASHMLENLFSWCNAAVTDYNYDTKLWSVITLDSRKRRYSIPRIYIRFYAEDPRIFANRMAVAIENRRIAEESIKLVTLFLFSHYYSQHSLDSSE; encoded by the exons ATGGAGTTAAACGTCGAACCGAAGCGGTTGCCGAGGAACATTGAAATGGAAAGGAGACGCAAACTATACCGAAGCTTGAGGGTCGAGGATGCTTTGGAAGCGATCGGTATTAAGTCCAAGGACGTGCTACCACCGTCCGCCATTCTGCCGCTGCTGACACGGGAAGAAACTAATGGTTTATTTAGCACAGTTCATATCTTGCCGTTGGATTTGTTCGATGACGAGGAATACGACTGCAG GACGATCGAGGATTGGTTGAACCTCGGCATAATCGACGGGAAAAGGTCTCCTTTGCCCGCGACTGTCTTCGTCCCAACGTTCCAGGAGGAGGAACGGAAGTTCGACAAGGCGAGCCACATGCTGGAAAATTTGTTCTCCTGGTGCAACGCGGCCGTGACCGACTATAACTATGATACTAAATTATGGTCGGTGATCACGTTGGACAGCAGGAAACGGAGGTACTCGATCCCGAGAATCTACATCCGGTTTTACGCGGAAGATCCGAGGATCTTCGCAAACAGAATGGCTGTGGCCATTGAGAACAGGAGAATTGCTGAAGAATCTATAAAGTTGGTAACATTGTTTTTGTTTAGTCACTATTATAGTCAACATTCTTTGGACTCTTCTGAATAA